One stretch of Procambarus clarkii isolate CNS0578487 unplaced genomic scaffold, FALCON_Pclarkii_2.0 HiC_scaffold_95, whole genome shotgun sequence DNA includes these proteins:
- the LOC138360099 gene encoding uncharacterized protein, which yields MLAKLGEKGEEALMNLINRVWVTRTRPLSWNRAIIVPIPRPKVPVNPRLISLTSCLVKTAERMALKRIKWKANPLHQNMFACKNGVRTTECLTSLLDQINDKPGILIFLDLEKAFELANAPATLCCLGDREIDGHALAFAKEACLTEKLQSNSKEKHRPRRG from the coding sequence atgctggccaagctaggagaaaagggtgaagaagccttaatgaatctcatcaacagagtttgggtgacaagaactcgaccactctcttggaacagagcgattatagttcccattccaagacCTAAAGTCCCAGTAAATCCAAGactcatctcattaacaagctgtctggtcaaAACCGcggaaagaatggcccttaaacGAAttaaatggaaagccaatccactgcaccaaaatatgtttgcttgcaAAAATGGTGTTAGAACCACAGAATGTCTTACCTCCCttctggatcaaatcaatgacaaacctggaatccttatttttctagaccttgaaaaagccttcgagttagccaatgctccagctacactgtgctgtctTGGGGATAGGGAAATCGAcggacacgctcttgcctttgccaaggaagcctgcttaaccgagaagctacagtcaaattccaaggaaaaacatcgtccTCGAAGAGGCTGA
- the LOC138360077 gene encoding uncharacterized protein gives MADKATIDDLDEVQAFLNREDCLARLKYLSKPELVLVSAYLEIKIRASDSRVEILSKVHRHLKAEEKQEGETPSTKESADIASTEKEDKGSDVDSDAGELNISFLTVKMRALEINREIEWKKLEMEREREEKREKEEREREEKREREEREREERREEREREERREREEREREREERQRQHELEVLRLGAGQRQTGVSGFDPVRNIKMVPKFNEREVSKFFAAFEKVAASLEWPRENWAIMIQSVLTGKAQIAYSTLSLDDSGDYDMVKKVVLMAYQLVPEAYRQKFRNLKKTSEHTFTEFATIKERLFQEWCASRKVETKEDLEQLILLEDFKDCLSGDLKTYLEEQQVETLSAAATMAEEYILTHRPSAKYVPRNYQRRFDRPHDEEERPVPQSAKKTPPSSPRRTSPSSPKHRSPRRNMVCWTCGQKGHIAARCRGRRGGSARREVMLVSCVTSPVGNQSTTTQEGPSLLAPHTSTGYVTSDHTGRSIVVLRDSGAAQSLIVKSSLPEGVSVDGRPEVVLVGFPRTQYIAPLVPVHLDTPYFSGTCELAVVDTLPVAGIDVVLANDLVTDWSTNHPKIADESARTSRSEVTTGRGNVQVKTEPDVTMFNLSSRLQIKNDLAVSPDSLDKEHEVTMAEVPELEKRPRVQTPTDTNESGAKAEVCLRYGKLQRVVDQPEIPQTSEVCEVCSKGLVPSLVQARLVDGAGYGHDKLRKLIPRLAKCFLSVFCFVLLCVLCVLSKDQWTTRRMMAPVNIEKRSQGLESCTASVAVEEGTWEVIDDTGGTICDNVSDCFRQVDTPRVTAEPQHSGMRNVGRPDGGRVNAICDVQAALLGLGVNLVGYAVSIDLPTVAITLNYQTPVFQVPVSLKDHRTGTRNAVCGQPSSVPRHREVSSHPRSCLHRSLLERGEMMPLFAIAEEVWKITSGRSSPAIFKLPLCQGFSVEKFCGQDSLISPVHSISKSIWSCVALLIWFVFFIEPQTKFFLVGRCYEPGSSVLAWSSDKHAICGSAPETPAKRTTTPSEDSVYWPRGPVSSLVQRSTPPLLTSGEVVLRRQRHLWSGYVGRLYLSL, from the coding sequence atggcagacaaagctaccatcgatgatctggacgaggttcaggcttttctgaacagagaagattgtcttgccagattaaaatatctgagtaaaccagagcttgtactagtgagcgcctacctggagatcaagatccgtgccagtgattcccgtgtggagatcttgtccaaggttcaccggcacctgaaggcagaagagaaacaggaaggcgagactcctagtacaaaggaaagtgcagacatagcttccacggaaaaggaagataagggcagtgacgttgacagtgatgcaggtgagcttaatatcagcttcctaacagtcaagatgcgtgccctggaaattaatcgggaaattgaatggaagaagttagaaatggaacgagaaagagaagagaaacgagaaaaagaagaacgagaaagagaagagaaacgagaaagagaagaacgagaaagagaagaaagaagagaagaacgagaaagagaagagagacgagagagagaagaacgagagcgagaaagggaggaaagacagagacaacatgaactagaagtattacgactaggcgctggacagagacaaactggagtaagcggtttcgatccggtaaggaatatcaaaatggtccccaaattcaacgagagagaagtttcgaagttcttcgcagccttcgagaaagtcgctgcctctttggagtggccaagggagaattgggctatcatgatacagtcagttttgactgggaaggcccaaatcgcctactctacgttatcccttgacgactccggcgattacgatatggtgaagaaagtagtgctcatggcgtaccaattggtacctgaggcatataggcaaaagttcagaaacctgaagaagacctcagagcacactttcaccgaattcgccaccatcaaggagcgactttttcaagaatggtgtgcctctcggaaggtggagaccaaggaagacctcgaacagctgattctgctcgaggacttcaaggattgtttatctggagacctcaagacgtacttagaggaacagcaggtagagaccttgagtgcagcagccaccatggctgaagagtatatcctgactcataggccgtctgctaagtacgtcccgaggaattaccagcgccggtttgacagacctcacgacgaagaagaaagacccgtcccacaaagtgctaagaagactcccccaagtagcccccgaagaacaagtcctagcagtccgaaacaccggagcccgaggaggaatatggtgtgctggacttgtgggcagaaagggcacatagctgctaggtgccgaggtagaagaggtggcagcgcacgaagggaggtgatgttggtgagctgtgttacatcaccagtaggaaaccagtctacgacgacgcaggaaggaccaagtttgttggcccctcacacttcaaccgggtatgtaacgagtgatcatactggtagatcaattgtagtgctcagagatagtggagcagcccagtccctgatcgtgaagagctcgttacccgagggagtaagtgtggatgggagaccagaggttgtcctggttgggtttccaaggacgcagtacatcgcccccttagtgccagtacatctcgacacgccttacttcagcggcacctgtgagttggcagtagtcgataccctccctgtggctgggattgacgtggtactagccaacgacctggtgaccgattggagcaccaatcatcccaagatagcggacgagtcagccagaacatcaaggtctgaggtaacgacggGCCGTGGTAATGTCCAAGTAAAGACAGAgccggatgtaactatgtttaatttgtcctctcgcctacagattaagaatgatctagcagtgtctcctgattctctcgacaaggaacatgaggttacgatggcagaagtacctgagctagaaaagaggcctcgtgtgcagacacccacggataccaacgagtctggagcgaaggctgaggtgtgcttgcggtatggcaagttacagcgtgtagtggaccagccagagattccccagacgtcagaggtatgtgaggtatgttctaaaggtctagtgccctctttggtccaagccaggctagtggatggtgccggctatggacatgacaagctcaggaaacttatccctcgacttgccaaatgtttcctatcggtattttgttttgttctcctatgtgttctctgtgttctcagtaaggatcagtggacgacccgaaggatgatggctcccgtgaacatcgagaagaggtcccagggattggagagttgtactgcaagtgttgcagttgaagaagggacctgggaggtaatagatgatacaggaggtacgatatgtgataatgtgagtgactgtttccgacaggttgacaccccccgcgtgactgctgagcctcaacacagcggtatgcggaacgttggtcgacctgacggtggcagagtgaatgccatctgcgacgtacaagcagccctgttgggactaggtgtgaacctagtagggtatgctgtaagtattgacttacccactgtcgctatcactctgaattatcagacccctgtattccaggttcctgtctccctgaaggaccatcggaccggcaccagaaatgccgtctgtggtcagccatcatcggtgccacgacatagggaagtgtcgagtcaccccagatcgtgtctacaccgatccttactcgagagaggtgagatgatgcccctgtttgctatcgcagaggaggtgtggaagattacgtcaggcaggtcatcgcctgccattttcaagctccctttgtgccagggtttctcagtagaaaagttctgtggacaagacagcctcatctctccagttcatagtataagtaagtccatttggagttgtgtcgccctgctaatttggtttgtgttttttatagaaccccaaaccaaattctttttggtggggaggtgttacgaacccggatccagcgtcctagcctggagcagtgacaaacacgccatctgtgggtcagctcccgaaacccccgccaaacgaacgacgacacctagtgaggacagcgtgtactggcctcgaggaccagtttccagtctggttcagcgctcaacaccgccgctcctgacctctggtgaggtggtgctccgaagacagcgccatctatggagtggatatgtcgggcgtttgtatctgagcctgtga